The following are encoded together in the Diabrotica undecimpunctata isolate CICGRU chromosome 7, icDiaUnde3, whole genome shotgun sequence genome:
- the LOC140445372 gene encoding uncharacterized protein yields the protein MSEIRDLKELLGIKDEVRNVDITSLTAPGENFGSLMLKVDVTLKDKILNLVAKKIPQSVLYQNIFNIQVTYRKEVELYKTIVQILEEFAKKRLDFFPKYYASRYNLKEDDDVIDEDAVLVLENLAVLGYKNLNKKEGFDLQNAIIFLEDLAKFHAVPLAFKFKHPNVFEEKIKKLCFNTVFTDAKRYAKLNEASRQIISECSSISYLADKILFLNVNNMQPISDAYGTLIHFDLWINNIMVNLKDGKSVGNKLVDFQVYNYGSPASDILFFFLTSLQGYVIKEHLDELIKHYHEHFVKCLQEFGCDTKLYTLESLLEELRLHSKFEYGHAVLYTTFFINTEKVSEDESTRGNPENMIRGITQLAKEKVCLITAECDKRGWLPKSD from the exons ATGAGCGAAATACGCGATTTAAAAGAGCTGTTGGGCATAAAAGATGAAGTTCGAAATGTAGATATAACATCACTTACCGCCCCAGGTGAAAATTTTGGTAGTTTAATGCTAAAAGTTGATGTAACTTTAAAAGACAAAATTTTAAACCTAGTAGCAAAAAAAATTCCACAAAGTGTtttatatcaaaatatatttaatatacagGTGACGTATAGAAAGGAGGTTGAGCTGTACAAAACTATTGTTCAGATTTTAGAAGAATTTGCTAAGAAGAGACTGGACTTTTTTCCAAAGTATTATGCATCCCGGTATAATCTAAAAGAAGACGATGACGTGATCGATGAAGATGCTGTATTAGTTTTGGAAAATTTAGCTGTTTTGG gatacaaaaatttaaacaaaaaagaagGATTTGATCTACAAAACGCAATAATATTTCTGGAAGATTTAGCGAAATTTCATGCAGTACCTCTTGCATTTAAATTTAAGCATCCAAATGTATTTGAAGAGAAAATCAAAAAACTGTGTTTCAATACTGTCTTCACTGACGCCAAAAGATATGCAAAACTCAATGAGGCATCTAGACAAATAATATCAGAATGTAGCAGTATTTCGTATTTAGCCGATAAGATTCTTTTTCTTAATGTGAACAATATGCAGCCCATCAGTGACGCGTATGGAACTTTAATTCATTTTGATTTATGGATAAACAACATTATGGTTAACCTTAAAGACGGAAAGTCGGTTGGTAATAAATTAGTCGATTTCCAAGTTTATAACTATGGATCACCAGCAtctgatattttgtttttctttctaaCAAGTCTTCAGGGATATGTCATTAAAGAACATTTAGATGAACTTATTAAACACTATCATGAACACTTTGTTAAATGCTTACAAGAATTTGGTTGCGATACGAAACTTTACACTTTAGAAAGTTTGTTAGAAGAACTCAGATTACATTCTAAATTTGAGTACGGTCATGCTGTATTGTACacgactttttttattaatactgaAAAAGTGAGCGAAGATGAAAGTACGCGTGGAAATCCAGAGAATATGATTAGAGGAATTACTCAATTAGCTAAAGAAAAGGTGTGCTTGATTACTGCGGAGTGTGATAAACGAGGATGGCTTCCAAAGTCGGattaa